From a single Capsicum annuum cultivar UCD-10X-F1 chromosome 12, UCD10Xv1.1, whole genome shotgun sequence genomic region:
- the LOC107873249 gene encoding regulation of nuclear pre-mRNA domain-containing protein 1B, which translates to MNSVLNEQILADKLSKLNGSQQCIETLSHWCIFHQDKAEMVVTSWSKQFHSSEMAQKVPLLYLANDILQNSKRKGNEFVTEFWKVLPSALKEIVGKDDALGNKVVSRLVNIWEERRVFGSRAQNLKDIMLGEELPPPLEFGRKRSRSVRIVKRDTRSIKTKLTVGGTAEKIVSAFHLVVSERTTEDEEMSKCKSSVHHVRKMEKDVDMALARAKYPKRKTLSKELEEEESILKQCIEKLKVVEANRLALVSQLREALSEQESELESIRTQIQVAEAQAGEASNMRKLLDDEDYVGQRKPPATASTSNDTCATAGQTSKKTAAAIAAEVADKLTASSSSQYIMSSVLSTFAAEAAKSAGLSRPSSYPATNNFISQQEKPLSDSNALMPEQLFNPPPSNLYQSTLVPHPTVHGQMPNALGQYHSLPNPTSQQYLQQSAGMVSPYGYGSIPALPSVPPPPAPPSYMTTMVSLTQQPLSMMQQQAVAQQQQVPPLPQQPPPPSFRPLTPIQPPQPPGGMVYYSQPHHSQ; encoded by the exons ATGAATAGTGTTTTGAATGAGCAGATACTTGCAGACAAGCTTTCCAAGCTCAATGGCAGTCAACAGTGCATTGAAA CATTGTCCCATTGGTGCATCTTCCACCAAGATAAAGCAGAGATGGTTGTTACATCATGGAGTAAACAGTTCCATAGTTCCGAAATGGCTCAGAAAGTCCCTCTACTGTACCTTGCAAATGACATCCTGCAAAACAGCAAACGTAAAGGAAATGAGTTTGTCACCGAGTTTTGGAAGGTTCTTCCTTCAGCACTCAAGGAAATTGTCGGAAAAGACGATGCCCTTGGAAACAAAGTAGTTTCCAGATTG GTTAATATATGGGAAGAAAGGAGGGTTTTTGGATCTCGAGCGCAGAACCTGAAAGATATAATGCTGGGAGAAGAGCTGCCACCACCATTAGAGTTTGGAAGAAAGCGAAGTCGTTCTGTCAGAATAGTTAAAAGGGACACGCGGTCCATAAAAACG AAATTGACCGTTGGAGGAACAGCTGAAAAAATAGTGTCAGCATTTCACTTGGTAGTCAGCGAGCGTACtactgaagatgaagaaatgaGCAAATGCAAGTCTTCTGTTCACCATGTGCGAAAGATGGAAAAAGATGTCGACATGGCCCTTGCAAGAG CAAAATATCCAAAGAGAAAAACCTTGTCCAAAGAATTGGAGGAGGAAGAAAGTATTTTGAAACAGTGTATTGAGAAacttaaagttgtggaggcaaaTAGATTGGCTCTTGTATCACAGTTAAGAGAAGCACTAAGTGAACAG GAATCTGAACTAGAGAGCATTAGGACTCAGATACAG GTGGCAGAAGCACAGGCAGGGGAAGCCAGCAACATGCGAAAGCTTCTGGATGATGAAGATTATGTGGGACAAAGAAAGCCTCCAGCTACAGCATCTACATCAAATGACACCTGTGCAACAGCAGGACAAACAAGCAAGAAGACAGCTGCAGCAATTGCAGCTGAGGTAGCTGACAAGCTTACAGCTTCAAGCTCCTCTCAGTATATCATGTCATCGGTCCTCTCTACATTTGCTGCTGAGGCGGCAAAATCTGCTGGGCTGTCAAGACCTTCATCGTATCCAGCCACCAACAATTTTATATCACAACAAGAAAAGCCTCTATCAGATTCAAATGCTTTAATGCCAGAACAGCTATTTAATCCTCCCCCAAGTAACCTTTATCAGTCAACGCTGGTTCCTCATCCCACAGTGCATGGTCAAATGCCAAATGCTCTGGGTCAATATCATTCACTTCCTAATCCAACATCCCAGCAGTATTTGCAACAATCAGCTGGAATGGTGAGCCCTTATGGTTATGGGAGTATTCCTGCCCTGCCATCTGTACCACCTCCACCAGCACCTCCTTCGTATATGACTACAATGGTGTCTTTAACACAGCAACCATTGTCGATGATGCAGCAGCAGGCTGTAGCACAACAGCAACAAGTACCACCATTACCTCAACAACCTCCTCCTCCTAGTTTCCGTCCTTTGACACCTATCCAGCCTCCCCAGCCTCCTGGAGGAATGGTGTACTATTCTCAACCACATCATTCACAATGA